The Parabacteroides sp. AD58 genome includes a window with the following:
- a CDS encoding GNAT family N-acetyltransferase: MQDIIQPIDRGLLKAELTKDKLLRRTNKSNNEIYVITAHDSPNVMQEIGRLREIAFRYYGGGTGFPVDIDEFDTMEDAYRQLIVWNPDEEMILGGYRFLCGSDVRFDKQGKPVLATSHLFNFSDRFIREYLPYTVELGRSFVALEFQATRSGNARGLFVLDNLWDGLGALSVIDPTLQYFFGKVTMYNTYNTEARNMILYFLHHHFEDKEHLVTPIYPLQTNTDVERMKELFRYDNFKDNYKVLNQEVRKFGINVPPLVNAYMSLSPKMKVFGTAINHEFGEVEETGILIKINEILEDKKKRHIETFLKEECQHPELIRKG, translated from the coding sequence ATGCAAGATATCATTCAACCGATTGACCGCGGCTTATTGAAAGCGGAGTTGACGAAAGACAAGTTGCTTCGCCGTACGAATAAATCAAATAATGAGATTTATGTCATAACCGCTCACGATTCACCCAATGTAATGCAAGAAATTGGACGTCTGCGGGAAATCGCTTTCCGTTATTATGGTGGTGGAACCGGGTTCCCGGTTGATATTGATGAGTTCGATACGATGGAAGACGCATACCGGCAGCTGATTGTCTGGAATCCGGATGAAGAGATGATCTTGGGTGGTTATCGTTTCCTTTGTGGCTCGGATGTCCGGTTCGACAAACAGGGCAAACCTGTTTTGGCAACATCTCATCTGTTTAATTTCTCCGACCGGTTTATCCGGGAATATCTGCCTTATACTGTAGAATTAGGCCGTTCGTTTGTGGCCCTTGAGTTTCAGGCAACGCGTTCGGGCAATGCTCGGGGATTGTTCGTTTTGGATAATCTTTGGGATGGACTGGGGGCTTTGTCGGTAATCGACCCTACGTTGCAGTATTTCTTTGGAAAGGTAACGATGTATAATACCTATAATACTGAGGCTAGGAATATGATTCTGTATTTCCTGCATCATCATTTTGAGGATAAAGAACATTTGGTAACCCCGATTTATCCGTTGCAGACCAATACAGATGTAGAGCGGATGAAAGAGTTGTTCCGCTATGATAATTTCAAGGATAATTATAAGGTATTGAATCAGGAAGTCCGGAAATTTGGTATTAATGTCCCGCCATTGGTAAATGCCTATATGAGTCTTTCTCCGAAGATGAAGGTATTCGGTACGGCTATCAACCATGAATTCGGTGAAGTGGAAGAAACGGGCATACTGATTAAGATCAATGAAATATTGGAAGACAAGAAAAAACGCCATATCGAAACCTTCCTCAAAGAAGAATGCCAGCATCCTGAACTGATCCGGAAAGGATAA
- a CDS encoding 1-acyl-sn-glycerol-3-phosphate acyltransferase, translating to MNEQGINLINIRKVLEQKAPSAAKKIPDFLVNYLVRTVHQDELNDIILRYHDKYGVDFMESLLGYFDLKLDIHGEENLKSDGRFIFASNHPLGGMDGICLSAYIGRRYDGKIRYLVNDLLLYLQNLQSIFVPINKHGAQGRDNALRIEEAYASDNQIITFPAGLCSRKINGKIVDLEWKKSFIQKAVQYKRDIVPVYFDGQNSARFYRLANIRKKLGIKMNYEMIYLPDEMFRAKHKTFHIYFGKPIPWQTFTSGQKSVEWAEWVKQIVYHLKG from the coding sequence ATGAACGAACAAGGAATTAATTTGATAAATATCCGTAAGGTATTGGAACAGAAAGCCCCTTCTGCTGCGAAGAAGATCCCGGACTTTCTGGTTAATTATCTGGTTCGTACGGTTCATCAGGATGAACTGAATGACATTATACTTCGTTATCACGACAAGTATGGGGTTGATTTCATGGAATCTTTACTCGGTTATTTCGATTTGAAGCTGGATATTCACGGTGAAGAGAACCTGAAGTCCGACGGGCGGTTTATATTTGCTTCCAATCATCCGCTTGGAGGAATGGACGGGATTTGCCTGTCGGCTTATATTGGCCGGCGGTATGATGGAAAAATCCGTTATCTGGTGAACGATCTTCTGCTCTATTTACAGAATCTGCAATCTATTTTTGTCCCGATTAACAAGCATGGCGCACAAGGACGCGATAATGCTCTTCGAATTGAGGAGGCATACGCTTCCGACAATCAGATTATTACCTTTCCAGCTGGACTTTGTTCACGGAAAATAAACGGGAAGATTGTAGATTTGGAATGGAAAAAGTCGTTTATCCAGAAGGCAGTGCAATACAAACGGGATATCGTGCCGGTTTATTTTGACGGACAGAATTCTGCCCGTTTTTACCGGTTGGCCAATATTCGGAAAAAACTGGGTATCAAGATGAATTATGAAATGATTTATTTGCCGGACGAGATGTTCCGGGCCAAGCATAAAACATTCCATATCTACTTTGGAAAACCGATTCCGTGGCAAACCTTCACTTCCGGCCAGAAGTCGGTAGAGTGGGCGGAATGGGTAAAACAAATTGTTTATCATTTAAAAGGATAA
- a CDS encoding asparaginase, protein MKENNKPTSILLIYTGGTIGMIQSQETGLLEPFDFQYLSQFIPDLNALDCTISTIQFENPLDSSEIGPDVWIKIAQIITENYAIYDGFVVLHGTDTMAFTASALSFILENLSKPVILTGSQLPLGMLRTDGKENLITAIEIAAARDGDSPLIQEVCIFFENDLMRGNRTSKTSADNFNAFHSYNYPVLAHAGISIHYNLPHIYRSKLRKPLKPHYTFDNHIAILKLFPGMSPSVVENLLNTPNLKGVVMETFGSGNAPSSEWFLKLIREATDKGIVIVNITQCHTGSVEMGRYKTGHHLLENGVISGYDSTTESAVTKLMFLFGSGLSPEEVKEYMQCSLIGEITVED, encoded by the coding sequence ATGAAAGAGAATAATAAACCAACATCCATCCTTTTAATCTATACGGGCGGAACTATCGGGATGATACAAAGCCAGGAAACAGGATTACTCGAACCTTTCGATTTTCAATATTTGTCCCAGTTTATTCCTGATCTGAATGCTTTAGACTGTACCATTTCGACTATCCAATTTGAGAATCCGCTTGATTCATCCGAAATCGGACCAGATGTATGGATCAAAATAGCACAGATTATTACCGAGAATTATGCTATATACGACGGATTTGTCGTTTTACACGGGACAGACACAATGGCTTTCACAGCCTCTGCCCTTAGTTTCATACTCGAGAATCTGAGTAAACCGGTTATCTTAACAGGTTCACAACTGCCATTAGGCATGCTTCGTACGGATGGAAAAGAGAATCTGATCACAGCCATTGAAATAGCTGCTGCCCGCGACGGTGATTCTCCGCTTATTCAGGAGGTTTGTATTTTCTTTGAGAATGATTTGATGCGTGGCAACCGAACCAGCAAGACGAGCGCCGACAATTTCAATGCTTTTCATTCTTATAATTACCCGGTACTGGCTCATGCAGGTATCAGTATTCATTACAACTTGCCCCATATTTACCGGTCTAAACTGAGAAAGCCTTTGAAACCGCATTATACCTTCGACAACCATATCGCCATACTCAAACTTTTCCCGGGTATGTCGCCCTCGGTTGTTGAGAATCTGCTGAATACGCCCAACTTAAAAGGAGTTGTGATGGAAACCTTCGGCAGTGGAAACGCGCCTTCGTCGGAATGGTTTCTCAAACTGATCCGAGAGGCAACCGACAAAGGTATTGTGATCGTCAATATTACGCAATGCCATACCGGAAGTGTTGAAATGGGACGATATAAAACAGGCCATCATTTACTTGAAAACGGAGTAATCAGCGGTTACGACAGTACAACCGAAAGTGCTGTTACCAAACTGATGTTTCTGTTCGGAAGCGGATTAAGTCCGGAAGAAGTAAAAGAATATATGCAGTGTTCGCTAATTGGTGAGATTACAGTAGAAGATTAA
- the rnc gene encoding ribonuclease III: MHKGKEPYLSIYKIVGFYPDNIQLYKQAFLHKSQSIEDDEGKWLNNERLEFLGDAILSAVVADIVYKHFQNKREGFLTNTRSKIVSRDSMNRIGLSLGIDHLLRYSINVHAQHEAHNSNMLGNALEALIGAIYLDQGFDACYRFIDDVLIKKHIDIDKISETEVNFKSNLIEWGQKNRLPISFEIIESFQDEQSNPVFQTAAVLVETGEHIGIGIGYSKKESQQNAAQMAMKKIRTDRIFQQHILGLKKKLREEKKSREEVEQTDGQNIVVEESSSEVERIDLSPISKEAVAE; encoded by the coding sequence ATGCATAAAGGTAAGGAGCCTTATTTGTCTATATATAAGATTGTAGGCTTTTATCCGGATAATATCCAGCTGTACAAGCAGGCTTTTCTGCATAAGTCACAATCTATAGAAGACGATGAAGGAAAATGGTTGAATAACGAACGTCTTGAATTCTTGGGTGATGCTATATTGAGTGCGGTGGTAGCGGATATTGTTTATAAGCATTTCCAGAATAAGAGAGAAGGTTTCCTGACGAATACACGTTCCAAGATTGTGTCTCGCGATTCGATGAATCGGATCGGATTAAGTTTGGGCATCGATCATCTGCTAAGGTATTCTATTAATGTGCATGCTCAGCACGAAGCGCATAATAGCAATATGCTGGGAAATGCTTTGGAAGCATTAATCGGAGCTATTTATCTGGATCAGGGTTTTGATGCGTGTTATCGGTTTATTGATGATGTCCTGATCAAAAAACATATTGACATTGACAAGATTTCGGAAACGGAAGTCAACTTCAAATCGAATTTGATTGAATGGGGACAAAAGAACCGCTTACCGATATCGTTTGAGATTATTGAGTCGTTCCAGGATGAACAGAGTAATCCGGTATTCCAGACGGCAGCCGTTCTTGTTGAAACCGGCGAACATATTGGAATCGGAATCGGATATTCTAAAAAGGAATCACAACAGAACGCGGCTCAGATGGCTATGAAAAAAATACGTACGGACCGGATTTTCCAACAGCATATTTTAGGCTTGAAGAAAAAACTTCGGGAAGAGAAAAAGTCTCGTGAAGAAGTTGAACAGACAGACGGGCAAAATATCGTGGTGGAAGAATCCTCGTCTGAGGTAGAAAGAATAGATCTTTCACCCATATCTAAGGAAGCCGTAGCTGAATAA
- the fabF gene encoding beta-ketoacyl-ACP synthase II, which yields MELKRVVVTGLGTITPLGNTLAETWEGLLNGKSGAGPITHFDASKFKTRFACEVKNFDASLYVDRKEARKCDRYSLLAIGAAKQAIEDAAMDLESEDKDRIGVIFAAGIGGIQTFEDEVLGYAKTKDTIGPKFNPFFIPKMIADIAAGHISMIYGFRGPNFATVSACASSTNAIADAFNYIRLGKANVIVTGGAEAAIAAPGVGGFNSMNALSTRNDSPETASRPFSGSRDGFVMGEGAACLVLEELEHALARGAKIYAEVAGAGMSADAYHLTASHPEGLGAILVMKNALEDAEMKPEDIDYINVHGTSTPVGDISEVKAIQKVFGEHAYKLNISSTKSMTGHLLGAAGALEAIVSIKAVQEDIVPPTINHAEGDDDPEIDYNLNFTFNKAQKRTVNVALSNTFGFGGHNASVIVKKFVK from the coding sequence ATGGAATTAAAACGAGTTGTAGTAACAGGTCTTGGAACTATTACTCCTCTTGGAAATACCCTCGCAGAAACATGGGAGGGTCTTCTCAACGGGAAGAGTGGGGCAGGACCTATTACTCATTTTGATGCAAGTAAATTTAAGACACGGTTTGCATGTGAAGTAAAAAACTTCGATGCCTCTTTATATGTAGATCGTAAAGAAGCACGCAAATGTGATCGTTATAGTTTGTTAGCCATTGGTGCAGCCAAGCAAGCAATTGAAGATGCAGCAATGGACTTGGAAAGCGAAGATAAGGATCGTATCGGTGTTATCTTTGCTGCGGGTATCGGTGGTATCCAGACTTTTGAAGATGAAGTATTGGGTTATGCTAAGACTAAAGATACAATTGGTCCGAAGTTCAATCCGTTCTTTATTCCGAAGATGATCGCGGATATCGCAGCTGGTCATATTTCTATGATTTACGGATTCCGTGGCCCGAATTTTGCAACTGTATCAGCTTGTGCATCTTCAACGAATGCAATTGCAGATGCATTCAATTATATCCGTTTAGGAAAAGCTAATGTAATTGTAACAGGTGGAGCAGAAGCTGCAATCGCTGCTCCTGGTGTAGGCGGCTTCAATTCAATGAATGCTTTGTCAACACGTAATGATTCTCCTGAAACTGCTTCACGTCCGTTCAGCGGAAGCCGTGATGGTTTCGTGATGGGTGAAGGTGCTGCGTGTCTGGTATTGGAAGAATTGGAACATGCTTTGGCCCGTGGAGCGAAGATCTATGCAGAAGTTGCCGGTGCTGGAATGTCAGCCGATGCTTATCACTTAACAGCTTCTCATCCGGAAGGCTTAGGAGCTATCCTGGTAATGAAGAATGCATTGGAAGACGCTGAAATGAAACCGGAAGACATTGACTATATCAATGTTCACGGAACCTCTACTCCGGTAGGTGATATTTCAGAAGTAAAAGCTATTCAGAAAGTATTTGGTGAGCACGCCTATAAATTGAATATCAGTTCAACGAAATCAATGACAGGACACTTGCTGGGTGCTGCGGGTGCTTTGGAAGCTATCGTTAGTATCAAAGCCGTCCAGGAAGATATCGTTCCTCCAACTATTAACCATGCTGAAGGAGATGATGATCCGGAAATTGATTACAACTTGAACTTTACATTTAATAAAGCTCAGAAGCGTACAGTAAATGTAGCTTTGTCAAATACATTCGGCTTTGGTGGTCATAATGCCAGTGTAATCGTTAAAAAATTTGTAAAGTAA
- a CDS encoding acyl carrier protein encodes MSEIAEKVKNIIVDKLSVEESEVTNEASFTNDLGADSLDTVELIMEFEKEFGISIPDDQAEKITTVGDAIAYIEANAK; translated from the coding sequence ATGTCTGAAATAGCTGAAAAAGTAAAGAATATCATCGTTGATAAACTGAGTGTAGAAGAATCAGAAGTTACAAACGAAGCAAGCTTTACTAACGATTTAGGAGCAGACTCTCTTGATACAGTAGAATTGATTATGGAATTTGAAAAAGAATTCGGTATCTCTATTCCTGATGATCAAGCAGAAAAGATTACAACTGTAGGTGACGCTATCGCTTATATCGAAGCTAACGCGAAGTAA
- the purN gene encoding phosphoribosylglycinamide formyltransferase, with the protein MKNIAIFASGAGTNAENIAEYFSKNEKINVALIVSNRLKAGVHERAARLHIPSITLSKADFEAGEPVIKVLQEYHIDFIVLAGFMSKISDPLMQAFPEKIINIHPSLLPKHGGKGMYGMHVHEAVVAAGERESGITIHYINEHYDEGAIIFQASCELLPTDTPEDVAAKVHALEYTYYPQVIEKLLTQEA; encoded by the coding sequence ATGAAGAATATAGCCATTTTTGCTTCCGGAGCAGGTACAAATGCAGAGAATATTGCCGAATATTTTTCTAAGAATGAAAAGATTAATGTGGCATTAATTGTGTCTAACAGATTGAAAGCGGGTGTACACGAACGGGCCGCCCGTCTGCATATTCCTTCCATTACTTTATCGAAAGCCGACTTTGAGGCCGGCGAACCGGTAATCAAAGTCTTGCAGGAATATCACATTGACTTTATTGTCTTAGCCGGTTTCATGAGCAAGATCTCTGATCCGCTTATGCAGGCTTTTCCGGAAAAGATTATCAATATCCATCCGTCTCTCTTGCCCAAACATGGCGGAAAAGGCATGTACGGCATGCATGTACACGAGGCTGTGGTTGCTGCCGGTGAAAGAGAATCAGGAATTACCATACATTATATTAATGAACATTACGATGAAGGCGCCATCATCTTCCAGGCGTCATGCGAATTACTCCCGACAGATACGCCTGAAGATGTAGCGGCAAAGGTACACGCCTTAGAATATACTTATTATCCGCAAGTCATCGAGAAGTTGCTCACTCAAGAGGCTTGA
- a CDS encoding PaaI family thioesterase gives MTIQEFLQGDKFALLAGVELLEAGNGYAKARMEIKPEHLNGGGVCQGGAIFTLADLAFAAATNSHARLTFSITSNINFFKSESKGFLYAEAREAFSHKRLANCEVRITNEAGELIATFNGTGYRKDTELPFKPLE, from the coding sequence ATGACTATACAAGAATTTTTACAAGGGGATAAATTTGCCCTATTGGCCGGTGTTGAATTACTGGAAGCCGGCAACGGATATGCAAAAGCCCGCATGGAAATCAAACCCGAACATTTGAACGGAGGCGGTGTTTGTCAGGGCGGAGCGATTTTTACCTTGGCCGACTTGGCTTTTGCGGCAGCCACCAACAGTCATGCCCGCCTGACATTTTCTATTACCTCTAATATTAATTTCTTCAAATCAGAAAGCAAAGGATTCCTTTATGCCGAAGCGCGTGAAGCCTTCAGTCATAAACGTCTTGCCAACTGCGAAGTCCGTATCACTAACGAAGCTGGTGAGCTGATCGCCACATTCAACGGAACAGGTTACCGGAAAGATACCGAATTACCTTTCAAGCCTCTTGAGTGA